The DNA region ACCACGCCCGCCTTGAGCATGTTCTGGACCGGGGTGATGAACTCGTCGTACGTGCCGGGAATGCCCAGGCTCATGTTCACCACGTCGGCGCCGTCGTCGGTGTCCGCGTTGTTGTCGGGGTCGAGGACGTACTGCATTCCCGCGATGACCTGGGCGAAGGTGCCCTCGCCGTTGGGCAGCACCAGGGCGCTGATGAGCCGCGCGTCGGGCGCCACGCCCACGCTCTTGCCGACGAGGAGGCCCGCCGTGTGGGTGCCGTGGTTGCCCGTGTCGTGAGGGCCGCTGTTCACTCGGTCGCCGCTCGCGTCGAACTCGGCGAAGGCGGCGAGCTTGCCCGACAGCTCGGGGTGGCCCGCGTCGATCCCGGTGTCGAGGTGCCCGATGCGCACGTTCTGGCCCCGGAAGCCCGCCGACCACGCCTGGGGCGCCCCGATATTCTGGAGATGCCAGGGGGTGCCGCTGGGGGCGCTGGCGTTGCTGAGGGCCACGGCGCGCGGCACCTGCACCCGGAAGTTCTCGAAGATGGTGTCCACGAAGGGCAGCGCGGCGAGCACGCGGGCCTGCACGGGCGTCAGGGGAAGGAACACGCTCTGGTCGAGCCACAGTTGGGTGCCCCGACCCGAGTTCAGCGCCTGGGTGACGAACCCGGCGGCGGGCCCGAGCTGGTTGATGCGGTTCTGGAGCTGCGCGCGGGCGTTGCGGAAAAGAGAGCGGCCCCGCGCGTCGTTGGCGAACTTGAAGCGCACGATCACGCCGACCGTGCTCTGGTCGCCGCGCTTGGCCCGCTCCAGCAGGGTCGGCGAGAGACTTCCCGCGTTCGCCGTCGCCCCGCCGCCCAGGATCAGGGCCGCCCCGAGCAGGAGAATAGCTTTCTTGTTTCTCATATCCTTCAAGCTAGCGAGGGCCCGGTGACGCGCTCTGAAGGGGCGGTGAGGAACCCTTGAAGTGAGGTCAGGGGCGCGTCATCTTCGGCTCAGGAAACGGGGGGCAGGCCTCAGCGCGTGTAGCCGAAGATCACGCCACCCTCGTTGATGATCCCGTGCAACATGCTGAGGCGGTAGTAGCTGAAGATGACCTGCCCGCCCCCGAGTTGCAGGAGTTGCAGTTGCCCGTTGACCCCATTCTGGGTGACCGGGCTGTTGCCCTTGATCACCCACTCGAAGCCGCCGCGAATGTCGAGCGTGCGGTCGGGGGCGGTGGTCACCGACACGGGCCGGGGCCTGGTGGCAAACCCCTCCGGGGTGCGCAGCTCTCCGGTGGTCAGGTCGAGGACGAGGCCGCGCAGGACCCCGCCCAGACCGGGCGCGTCCCCGAAGCGCAGGCGGTTGCCCTCCCGGCTCAGCGGCAGCTTGAGCACCCGGCCCGTCGCGCTCAGGATGGGCTGAAAGACCAGATACCGCTCGAACTCCCCCCGGGTGATCCCCAGGCGCTCGTCGTAGGCCGGTTTCTCTCCCTTGGCCGCGCTGACCATCACGGCGCGCAGGGCGTCGGGGCTGCCCCCCACCCGGGTGACCTGCCGCTGCAACTCCACCAGGGTCAGCCGGGGCTGCTGCTCCATGAACTGCACGATCTGCCCCGGCTGCGGCAGCAGCGCCCCCAGCCTCGCCGCCCACCCGCCCGGCGCGGGAAGCGAGGCCGTTCCCGCGACAGACAGGGTGCCCGTCACCAGGGCGACGAGGGCCAACAGCGGCTGAAGGGAAGGGCGGGCGGCTCTCATGCCGAAGGCGAGCATACGGTCCCCGGGTGAGAATTCACCGTCCCCAGGCTCACCCCGGCTCAGAAAGGCGTCAGGTGCCGGTCACCTTGGCGGCGGGCACCTGACGGGGCGGGCAGGCGGGAGCTACGCCTTGCCGACGCTCCCCAGCACGCCCATCTTGTGCTCGACGATCCCGGCCATCACCTCGCGGGCGGGGCCGAAGACCTTGCGCGGGTCGAACTCCTTGGGGTTTTTCGTCAGCACCTCGCGCACGCCGACCGTCATGGCGAGGCGCAGGTCCGTATCGACGTTGACCTTGGCGATCCCGTGCTGGCAGGCCAGGCGCAGGTCCTCGTCCGCGATGCCCGCCGCGTCGCCGATCTCGCCCCCGGAGTCGCGGAACCGCCCAACGATCTCGGCGGGCACGCCGCTCGACCCGTGCGCGACGAGGGGGATGGAGACGAGTTCCCCGATCCGCTCGATGCGCGCCTGGTCGATGTACGGGCGGCCCTTGCCCTTGTATGCCCCGTGCGAGGTGCCGATGGCGATGGCGAGGTAATCGGTCCCCGTCTCCTCCACGAACTGCACCGCTTCACCTGGGTCGGTGAGGAAGGCGTCCTTCTCGTCCACGACGACGTGCTCCTCGATGCCGCCCAGGCGCCCGAGTTCGGACTCGACCGAGATGCCCATCGCGTGCGCGGCCTCGACCACCCGCCGGGTCTCGCGCACGTTCTCCTCGAAGGAGTGGTGCGAGGCGTCGATCATCACCGAGGTGAAGCCCATCTTGATCGCCTTCAGCGCGTTCTCGTACGAGGAACCGTGGTCGAGGTGCAGAGCGACGGGCACGGTGGCGCGGGTAGCGATGTCGATGACGATGTTGGCGAGGTCCTGGCCGCCGTACTTGATGGCGCCCTCCGACATCTGCACGATCACGGGGGAGCGCAATTTCTCAGCGGTGTGGATGATCGCCTGGGTGATCTCCATGTTGTTGGTGTTGAACGCGCCGACGCCGTACTTTCCAGCGCGGGCGGGAACCAGGATGTCGTTTCCGGTCACGAGCATGGTGGGGCCTCCTTTGGCGGGTTCCACTCTAACGGGCGGGGGGTGAGGTGGGGGGCGGGACGGCTATCCCGGACGGGAACGGTCCCCGGGCGCCCCGGGCGGTAGGATGAGCCCATGACGACCTCCACCCTGCCCGTGCCCGACTTCACGGCGCGGATTGCCGAGCGTGCCCGGCGCATGAACGCGAGCGCCATCCGCGAGATCCTCAAGATCACCCAGGAGCCCGACGTGATCAGCTTCGCGGGCGGCCTCCCCGCCCCCGAACTGTTCCCCATCGAGGACGTGCGCCGGGCGACGGACGCGGTGCTCACCCGCTACGGGGCGGCGGCGCTGCAATACTCCACGACGGAAGGCCACCTGCCGCTACGCCGCTGGATCGCCGGGCGGGCCGGGATCGAGCCGCAGAACGTCCAGATCGTGACCGGGAGCCAGCAGGGGCTCGACCTCCTGGGCAAGGTCCTGATCGACGAGGGGGACGTGGTGCTCGTGGAGTCGCCGACGTACCTGGGGGCCCTCCAGTCCTTCCAGCCGTACGGGCCGCGCTACGTGCAGCTTCCCACCGACGACCACGGGATCGACGTAGGCGCGCTGGAGGCCGTCCTCAAGGCCCAGCCCGCCAAGCTGCTCTACGCCATCCCCAACTTCCAGAACCCGACAGGGCGCACCCTGAGTCTGGAGCGCCGCCGCCGCCTCGTGGAGCTGACGGCGCAGTACGGCGTGCTGGTGATCGAGGACGACCCCTACGGCAAGCTGCGCTTCACGGGCGAGGAGTTGCCCGGCCTCTACGACCTCGCGCTGGAGATGGCGGGCGACCCCGAGCACAGCCACGTCATCTACTGCAGCTCGTTTTCCAAGACGCTCGTGCCGGGGCTGCGCGACGCCTGGCTCCAGGCCGCCACACCCATCATCGGGAAGGTGGTGCAGGCGAAGCAGGGGGCGGACCTCCACACCCCGACCCTCAACCAGATGATCGTCACCGAACTCGTGGACGACGTGATGCCGCGCCAGATCGAGATCGTGAAACGGGCGTACGGGGAGCGGGCGCGGGACATGGTGGCCAAGATCGGGGAACACCTCCCGGCGGGCATCCACCACACCACCCCGGAGGGGGGCATGTTCCTGTGGGTCACGCTGCCGGAGGGCATCGACACCCAGCCTATGCTCGCGCGGGCGGTGGTGCGCAAGGTGGCGTACGTGCCCGGCACCCCCTTCTTCGCCCTGGGCGGCGGCGCGAACACCATGCGCCTGAGCTATTCGAGCGCCACGCCGGAGCAGATCGACACCGGGTTGAAGGCGCTGGGAGAGACGATCCGCGAGGTGTTAACATAAAATATTAGGTATAGTCACGCGATTTTATTCCGCGAAAGCGGGTTAAACCTTAGTTGTGGATCAAAAGTTATAGGATGCAGAGGTGGACCGACAGCGTTGGGGCAGTCCGTATGCCCCTTTCTTCTATCAGGGTGTGCAATACACGCTAGCTCACCTCAACACCTTAGAATATATTTACGTGCAACCCGCTTCTGAATCGAAACCCGAGCGGCAGTTTGTAGTCATCATTGATTTCTCGGATCACTGCTTTACGCATGCATGGAAGGAGGGCGATGATACAGCGTTACATTACGGTCCTCGCAAAAGCCGACCACAGAATGAGCGCACCTTCGATACTCAGCGGTGGCAATTGTCCCATAATCTACCTAATATTGTGCGGAACTTGATGGGAGCGAAACTGTATCACAACCCCACTCGCGACTACACAAAGATACACATAACATCCTTGACACAAGATGGTATAGAGGTTGAGTACGAGATATACATCAACGTAAGATTCGATAAATAAGCACGCAAGCTTCGGCTCACTGTTGAGACCGCCTTCTGGCGTACTAAAGGAGGGTCAAACCGCCGGAGAGGTGATCGGGTAAGTTTTGCGCTCCTACTCACCGCGAATAGGGATTGACTCGGAGCGCCAAGTGTGATTAGGCGGGGAGGTCAAAGAACTTGAGGTTGTGGGCGAGGACGAGGAGGGCGACCTTGAGCCGCAAGCTCGCCATCGTCTTGACCTGCCCCCACCGCAAGCCGGAACCCACCAGCACCGAGAACGCCGACTCGATGATCTTGCGGGCAGCCGCATATTCGTCTTTCCAACGAGGGTCAGGACGCTTGGCATTGCTTTTGGGTGGCGTCAGGTACGTGCCGGACTGATAGCCTTTGTCCCCAATCTGCTTCGGCCCACCGAAGGTGGGCCAGTCGCGGTTCATCACGCACCCGACGGTGAAGTCATGCTCGTTGGCGGGCCGGAGCACGTACTGGGCGATTTTGCCATTCAGGGTCGTCCAGGCATGCAGCTTGAACCCATACACCGGGCCGGAGGTACTGAAGCCGTGTCGTGCCCCCTTGAACTTGCAACGGGGAGCGCGCTTGAAGGTGCAGACTGGGAGGGGTTCGGAGTCCACGGCCACGAAGTCCAGTGCCTGGACTTCGACACTCGCGCCCTCGATCACAGGGGTCAAGCGTTCCAGCCGGGTACGGGCCTGGACCTCCGAAGGGTAATGGGGACAGTGGTTGAGTTTGAGCATCCTCCACCAGCCCCTGAAGTAGGGTGCTTTGTGAATCCGCTGCAATAGGGCCACCGCCACCAATTCGGCGTCACTGATCTTCTCGTGGGGGTGGACCAGCTTGGATGGCATCTGGGGGGTCAGCCAGACCGTCAGGCGTCGCAGGGCGTCGGGAATGGGGAGTAGACTGAGGTCGGGACGGCACATGAGCACCGTCCCTTTGCCATTTCTCCCCCCACCCTGTCAACCCCTATTCGCGGTTACTCGCTAACGCCGAGCTTGGAAAGCCCGTCAAACGAGCACCATAAAAATAGTCCGATCCAGGGTGTGGATCGGACCGCAAGAGGCTTGATACCGAAGGCCGAAAGATCACGAGGACCTTTAACAAAACTCCCGAGCTCTTGGTCATTCCGATCTTGGTCGGAACCACTTGCGTGGCGGCGCTGGGGCGATTCGGACTGGCGTCCGTCTTGGGCGTATACCCCAGTACTCGGAGTCTACCACACTTCTCCTCTATGATCTTCCCCGATGAGCCGTGAAGCCCCCCTCGGAGTCTTCGACAGCGGCGTCGGCGGCCTGAGCGTGCTGGCCCATCTGCGGCGGACGCTGCCGGGGGAGGATTTCCTGTACTTGGCGGACACGGCGCACGTGCCCATCGGCGCCCGGCCCGACGAGGAGATTCGGGACCTCACGGCCCGGGCGGTGGCGGCGCTGCACGAGCGGGGGGCCAAGGGGGTCGTCGTGGCGTGCAATACGGCCTCGGCCTTCAGCCTGACCCACCTGCGGGAGCGGTACGGCACAGGGGATGAGCCCTTCCCGATCATCGGGCTGGTGCCCGCCGTCAAGCCCGCCGTGGCGGCCACAGAGTCGGGCGTGGTGGGGGTGCTGGCGACCCCCGGCACCCTGCGCGGCTCGCTGCTGCAAGACGTGATCCGCCAGTGGGCCGAGCCCGCCGGGGTGCGGGTCCTGACCGTCGTGAGCGCCGACCTCGTGCCCCTAGTGGAGGCGGGGCGGGCGGCGAGCGACGAGGCGCGGGAGGTGCTGCGGGAGGTCCTCACGCCGCTGAGGGACGCCGGGGCCGACCAGCTCGTCCTGGGCTGCACCCACTACCCCTTCCTCGCGGGGAGCATCCGCGCCGAGTTCGGGGACACCTTCGCCCTGGTGGACAGCGGGGCGGCGGTCGCGCGGCACACCCGCAACGTGTTGTGCGGCTCGGGGCTGCTGCGGGAGGGGGAGCGGGGGGGAAGCGTCACTTACCTCGTGACGGGGGACCCGGAGAGGGCGCGGCCCGTCATCACCACGCTGGTGGGGGAAGGCGGGCAGAATACTCGGGTGACGCAGGTGACCACTTGACCCTTTCCCTCCCCGCCCGCGTGGGCCGGGGCGTCCTGACCCCACGCCCGCTCACCGTGGAGCGCGGGGTGAACCCGCACGCGCCCGGCAGCGCCCACTTGAAACTGGGCCGCACCGAAATCCTTGCCACCGTCAGCGTCGAGGACAAGCCCGCGCCCCACATGCGCGGCAAGAAGGAGGGCTGGCTGACCGCCGAGTACGCGATGCTGCCCCGCGCCACGACCGACCGTCAGGCCCGCGAGCGCAACCTCCAGAACGGGCGGCGCCACGAGATCCAGCGCCTGCTCGGGCGGGCGCTGCGGGCGAGCATCGACCTGCGGCACTTCCGGGGCCAGACCCTCTACGTGGACTGCGACGTGCTGGTGGCCGACGGCGGCACTCGCGTCGCCAGCGTGCTCGCCGGGTACGCGGCCCTCCACGACCTCGCCGACCGGCTGATCCTCTCGGGCAGGCTCTCCGAGTGGCCCCTGACGCATGTGGTGGGGGCGGCGAGCGTGGGGCTCGTCGGCGACGAATTGCGGGTGGACCTCGACTACGCCGAGGACAAGGTGGCCCGCGCCGACCTCAACGTGGTCGCCACCGACACGGGCCTCCTGATCGAGGCGCAGGGCGGGGCGGAGGAGGGCCCGATCACGGCGGAGGAGTACGTGCGGCTGCTCCGGGCGGGGGTGGAGGCGGTCGGGGGGCTGCTGCGCGAGCTGCACCGGCAGTTGTAGCGCCCGAGCGCCCGGGGTCATTCGTCCCGCCGTGCGCTACACTCCCCCCAGACCAAAGGAGGATGGGGCATGGGTGTGACTGGCTTTATCGGACGGGCGCTGCTGGCGAGTATCTTTATCAAGAACGGCATCGACCACCTGCAAAACCCCGAGCCCATCGTGCGGGCGGCCAAGGGGGCCGAGATTCCCCAGCCCGAACTCGCCGTCAAGGCGAACAGCGCCGTGATGGTGGGTGCGGGGGCGCTCCTCGCCCTGGGAATCGCGCCGCGTGCCGCGAGCACCGCCCTCGCCGCCAGCCTGGTTCCGACCACCGTCATCGGCCACCCCTTCTGGGACAAGAGCGGGTCCGAGCGCTTCCACCAGCAGACCCACTTCATGAAGAACCTGGCCCTCTTCGGGGCGCTGCTGGCGGTGGGCAGCCGCAGGTGAGGGAGAGCGGTCAGCTCAGGGCTCCCGGCGGGGGGCCTTTTTTGTGGTGCCGTGGCTCTCGGTAAAGGCCGCTTGGGACCTCGCCGCCGCGCGGCTCACGAAGGTCCGGGAGGATGAGCGGCATGACGGACTACAAGAACCGGGAACTGAACGATCCCAGCGACATCGACCTGCAGGACACGGTCGAGGAGGGGATGCAGGGCGCTTCCGGCGACATGAACGCGAACGGGCTGGAGGGCGGGGTGGACTCCGAGCAGAAGCTAGGCGAGCTTGAGCAGAACCTCCAGGGCCTGACCGGAGCGGGCGGGGGCGGACTGCCGGGGCCGAGCGACACCGAGTAACCCCCGGGCACAAAGGATTTTCACGGCGGCACGGGTCCTACGTGGGCTGGGTGCCGCCTTCTTCGTCGCCCTTCTACAGTTCCAGCCCGCGCGGCGTGGGCACCCCCGCCGGGATCGCCGTCACCAGCACCTCGTACTTGCCCGTCACGAACACCTTGAAGCCGTGTTTCTGAAGCCCGCGTCGGGCGGCGGCCACGTCGGCGAGGAGGAGGCTGAGGTCGGGGCGGGCAAAATTGCGCGTGCGGGCGCCGTGGCTCAGAAAACCGTCCTGGTAACGGGCATTCGGGAAGCCGAGAATCAGGCCGCCCGTCGGCGTCAGGTGCTCCCGGCGCAGGGCCCGCAGCACGTCCTCCTGCCGCACGCCGGGGCTTTGCAGCACGCTCAGCGCCAGCACGAGGTCGAAGCGGCCCAGCGAGGGGTTGGGCAGCGTGTTCACGTCGAGGACGCGGAAGGTGGCCCCCGGGTGCCGGGCGCGGCCGAGCGCGAGAGCCGAGTCGTCGAGGTCCACCCCGAGCACGCCCAGGGTCCGGTCGGGAAAGGCCAGCTCCAGGGCGCCAAGTTCCTGCCCCGCGTTCACGCCGACGGCGAGCACACGCCCGCCCGGGGGAGGATTTACCCGCCGCAGCGCCTCCACGAGCGTGAACAGGAAGACGGGGTCTTCGAGCTTGTCCACCCGCGCCCAGTCGCCCCCCGTGCCGTAGCCCCGTGCGTCGGGAGCCGGGGTGTTCACGTAGGCCCGCAACCGTACTCGGACCCGCCCCTCCCCCGCCTTCTCCGGGGTCAGCAGGTGCGCGCCGAGCAGGTCGGCGAGGTCGGCCCAGACCTGCCACGGGCGATGCAGACCGGACGGGGTGGCCTCGCCCGCGTAGAGGCCCGCGCCCAGGTCGGGGTCGGGCACGGTGAAGACGACCTCTCCCCGCCCCGCCAGGGCCGCGCGCACGGCGGGGAGAATCAGGGACAGCGGCTCGTGGGTGAAGGTCAGCTCGGGCGGGACGGACACCCGCCGAGAGTAGTGCGCGGAGGAGGTGCCGAGTCACCCCCGCAGAAGGGCGGCGAGTTGGCGCAGGCCGTCCTGGTCCTCGGCGGGGGCGTTGGCGGCGAGGCGTTCGGTCTCGTCGGCGAGGGCGGGCAGGAGGCGGGCGGCCTCCTCCAGGTCACCGGAGGACAGCACACCCTGAAGCTGGGCGAGGTGATCGGCCAGCGTTGCGGCGCCGGGAACGTCGGTCAGGGTCTGCTGCCAGTCGAGCGCGACGGTCGCGGCGGCGCTGGGGTCCACGTTCGTCACGCCGCCCCCGAGGGCCTGCAAGGTCTGCCGGAGTTGTTCGTTCATGGGTTGCCTCCTCTGGTCCTGCCGCACCATGAGACGCCCATGTTCCGCTCGGGAGATGTACAGGGGCCTACTATCGCCCTCCAACGGCTTCCGGGCCGCGATACTGCCCCCCATGTCTCCCTACCGCGACGCCGCGCACCTCCAGGCCATCCTCGAACGGGTCTTCCGGCGCGGGTACGCCGGGGACGAGGCGGGGCTGATCCTGCGCCAGCGCCTCGCCGTGGCCTTCGTCATCTCCGATCCCGACCTCCACGCCCGGGTGGACGGGCGAGACGGGCAGACGGTTCAGGTGACGTTCGGGCCGGAGGCCGCGAGCCTCCCCGCCGACCTCACCTTCCGCATGGCCGGGGACGCCGCTCACCCCTTCTGGCTCGGCGAACTGAATCCGATGACGGCGATGACTCAAGGCCGTCTGCGGATAGGGGGCTCCCTGATTCGCGCCATCGCCCTCTCGCCGACCCTCCCGCACCTCCAGCGGGCGTACCGGGAGGAGTACGCGGCGAGCCCTGGCAGGGAAACGGTGCGCTAGCGAAGGGCCGCCCGGGTGGCCCGCACGTTCAAACCGTGCAGGTCCCGGTAGAAGTCGGCGTTCGGCACGTCCGCCAGTCCCAGGTCGGCGAGGGCCTCCTCGAAGGTGGTGTCGGGGTGAGCGGCCAGGCGGGCGAAGTAGGCGAGGTTGTGCTCGACGAGGGACGCGTCGTGCTGGCCGCCGTGGCACGGCAACACCACCGCCGGGTCCAGCGCCCTCAGGTCACGCATGGTGGCGAGCAGCACGGGCAGGTCGGCGTCCTTCTCGACATAGGGAAAGGGGAATTCCAGGGCGTCCGCCGCGAGCAGGAAGCGGAGTTCGGGAATCCACACGGCGAGTTGATCCGCGCTGTGCCCGGGCGCCGGTCGCAGTTCCAGCGTCAGGTCTCCCCCGTCCACCGTCAGGGCGCCGCCAAAGGTCACCGTCGGCGGGTGCAGGACAACCCCGGCGAAGCGGGCGTCCCCCTCCTGCTTGCGCGCCAGCTTGGCCTGGGCCTCCGGTGACCGCAGGACTTCCCCGGCAAGGCGGCTTCCCAGGATCGGTGCGGGATGCGGGCCGCCCGGCGCGAACAGCGCGTTGCCCCAGGCATGGTCGAAGTGGCTGTGCGTGTTGACGACGAGCAGGGAGCGACCGGCCAGATCGTCCCCCAGCAGCGCCAGCATCTGCGCGGCCTCCCCCGGGGTGCCGAAAGTGTCCACGACGACCACGTGCCGCCGCGTGACCACGGCGAAGCAGTCCACCTCCGGGTCCGACCGGAACATCCGCACGCGCGGGTCCGGCGTGGGAAGCTCCGTGACCGTGGGCACCACGCTAATACCCCCGGTGCGTGACCACCGCGCCCCGCTCCTCCAGCCAGCCTGTCACGGTGCCCACCGCCGCCTTCACCCCCGGCGTGATGATCGGTCCCCCGAAGCGGGCGAGGCGGACGAGGTGGCTGCCGTCCCCCCGCCCCGTCACGCCGACCAGAACCTCCTGGGTCAGCTCCCCCTCGACGACGTGCGCGAGGCACACCCAGCCGTCCTTGCCCAGGCTGCGGTACAGGTCGAGGAGGACGACGGTCCAGCCCGTCCCGTCTCTTTCTGATGCAGTCTCGCGCGTCTGCCCGCCGCGCGCCGTGTGTTTACCGAACTCGCGGGGGTCGAAGTCCGGGGGCAGAGTCAGGATGGCGTGGGGCACGTCGGGGGAATCCTCCTCGTCGGGGTAGCGAGTGACGGCGCCGTGGGGCACCTGCGGCTGAGCGGTCGGCGTGAAGCGGGCATGGTGGGCGCCCAGGCCCAGGTCGCGCCACTTCAGGGCGTACTTCGTCTCCAGGGCGGCGGGCGGCGCGTCGGTCAGGTCCACCCGCATGACGCCACTTTCCTCGG from Deinococcus aetherius includes:
- the fba gene encoding class II fructose-1,6-bisphosphate aldolase, with product MLVTGNDILVPARAGKYGVGAFNTNNMEITQAIIHTAEKLRSPVIVQMSEGAIKYGGQDLANIVIDIATRATVPVALHLDHGSSYENALKAIKMGFTSVMIDASHHSFEENVRETRRVVEAAHAMGISVESELGRLGGIEEHVVVDEKDAFLTDPGEAVQFVEETGTDYLAIAIGTSHGAYKGKGRPYIDQARIERIGELVSIPLVAHGSSGVPAEIVGRFRDSGGEIGDAAGIADEDLRLACQHGIAKVNVDTDLRLAMTVGVREVLTKNPKEFDPRKVFGPAREVMAGIVEHKMGVLGSVGKA
- a CDS encoding aminotransferase-like domain-containing protein, with protein sequence MTTSTLPVPDFTARIAERARRMNASAIREILKITQEPDVISFAGGLPAPELFPIEDVRRATDAVLTRYGAAALQYSTTEGHLPLRRWIAGRAGIEPQNVQIVTGSQQGLDLLGKVLIDEGDVVLVESPTYLGALQSFQPYGPRYVQLPTDDHGIDVGALEAVLKAQPAKLLYAIPNFQNPTGRTLSLERRRRLVELTAQYGVLVIEDDPYGKLRFTGEELPGLYDLALEMAGDPEHSHVIYCSSFSKTLVPGLRDAWLQAATPIIGKVVQAKQGADLHTPTLNQMIVTELVDDVMPRQIEIVKRAYGERARDMVAKIGEHLPAGIHHTTPEGGMFLWVTLPEGIDTQPMLARAVVRKVAYVPGTPFFALGGGANTMRLSYSSATPEQIDTGLKALGETIREVLT
- a CDS encoding IS982 family transposase gives rise to the protein MCRPDLSLLPIPDALRRLTVWLTPQMPSKLVHPHEKISDAELVAVALLQRIHKAPYFRGWWRMLKLNHCPHYPSEVQARTRLERLTPVIEGASVEVQALDFVAVDSEPLPVCTFKRAPRCKFKGARHGFSTSGPVYGFKLHAWTTLNGKIAQYVLRPANEHDFTVGCVMNRDWPTFGGPKQIGDKGYQSGTYLTPPKSNAKRPDPRWKDEYAAARKIIESAFSVLVGSGLRWGQVKTMASLRLKVALLVLAHNLKFFDLPA
- the murI gene encoding glutamate racemase — its product is MSREAPLGVFDSGVGGLSVLAHLRRTLPGEDFLYLADTAHVPIGARPDEEIRDLTARAVAALHERGAKGVVVACNTASAFSLTHLRERYGTGDEPFPIIGLVPAVKPAVAATESGVVGVLATPGTLRGSLLQDVIRQWAEPAGVRVLTVVSADLVPLVEAGRAASDEAREVLREVLTPLRDAGADQLVLGCTHYPFLAGSIRAEFGDTFALVDSGAAVARHTRNVLCGSGLLREGERGGSVTYLVTGDPERARPVITTLVGEGGQNTRVTQVTT
- the rph gene encoding ribonuclease PH is translated as MTLSLPARVGRGVLTPRPLTVERGVNPHAPGSAHLKLGRTEILATVSVEDKPAPHMRGKKEGWLTAEYAMLPRATTDRQARERNLQNGRRHEIQRLLGRALRASIDLRHFRGQTLYVDCDVLVADGGTRVASVLAGYAALHDLADRLILSGRLSEWPLTHVVGAASVGLVGDELRVDLDYAEDKVARADLNVVATDTGLLIEAQGGAEEGPITAEEYVRLLRAGVEAVGGLLRELHRQL
- a CDS encoding DoxX family protein encodes the protein MGVTGFIGRALLASIFIKNGIDHLQNPEPIVRAAKGAEIPQPELAVKANSAVMVGAGALLALGIAPRAASTALAASLVPTTVIGHPFWDKSGSERFHQQTHFMKNLALFGALLAVGSRR
- a CDS encoding class I SAM-dependent methyltransferase, with translation MSVPPELTFTHEPLSLILPAVRAALAGRGEVVFTVPDPDLGAGLYAGEATPSGLHRPWQVWADLADLLGAHLLTPEKAGEGRVRVRLRAYVNTPAPDARGYGTGGDWARVDKLEDPVFLFTLVEALRRVNPPPGGRVLAVGVNAGQELGALELAFPDRTLGVLGVDLDDSALALGRARHPGATFRVLDVNTLPNPSLGRFDLVLALSVLQSPGVRQEDVLRALRREHLTPTGGLILGFPNARYQDGFLSHGARTRNFARPDLSLLLADVAAARRGLQKHGFKVFVTGKYEVLVTAIPAGVPTPRGLEL
- a CDS encoding SCP2 sterol-binding domain-containing protein; translated protein: MSPYRDAAHLQAILERVFRRGYAGDEAGLILRQRLAVAFVISDPDLHARVDGRDGQTVQVTFGPEAASLPADLTFRMAGDAAHPFWLGELNPMTAMTQGRLRIGGSLIRAIALSPTLPHLQRAYREEYAASPGRETVR
- a CDS encoding MBL fold metallo-hydrolase translates to MPTVTELPTPDPRVRMFRSDPEVDCFAVVTRRHVVVVDTFGTPGEAAQMLALLGDDLAGRSLLVVNTHSHFDHAWGNALFAPGGPHPAPILGSRLAGEVLRSPEAQAKLARKQEGDARFAGVVLHPPTVTFGGALTVDGGDLTLELRPAPGHSADQLAVWIPELRFLLAADALEFPFPYVEKDADLPVLLATMRDLRALDPAVVLPCHGGQHDASLVEHNLAYFARLAAHPDTTFEEALADLGLADVPNADFYRDLHGLNVRATRAALR
- the trmB gene encoding tRNA (guanine(46)-N(7))-methyltransferase TrmB — its product is MIYRLSDFHFPDTAARLYPDTPHRPWVLEVGFGDGRFWPHYAATFPEAPNYLGVELSGVSLLKAERRLRAAGLTNAVLTKLPATVLVREVVPEGALDAIVVNFPDPWPKAGHTDHRLLRAPFFRLAASRLKPGGAVLLTTDHDEYFEFACAEAEESGVMRVDLTDAPPAALETKYALKWRDLGLGAHHARFTPTAQPQVPHGAVTRYPDEEDSPDVPHAILTLPPDFDPREFGKHTARGGQTRETASERDGTGWTVVLLDLYRSLGKDGWVCLAHVVEGELTQEVLVGVTGRGDGSHLVRLARFGGPIITPGVKAAVGTVTGWLEERGAVVTHRGY